A section of the Oryza sativa Japonica Group chromosome 1, ASM3414082v1 genome encodes:
- the LOC112937615 gene encoding E3 ubiquitin-protein ligase SINA-like 5, protein MTQQLTFGEMISSDRSQKHLSATQEKGGQLPRPLEWSGDMVEQNKRARANGEVKQEQQQEEEEEVEEGEVSQEETQRTGAFPLVTMAAMEQTEEETQIDVRIAVALLHCHACLQPLKPPVFKCDEAHIVCSGCRCGHHGQLCGGAAVYSHCAELDAIVATAKVPCAHAPYGCSSYVVYAGVADHQRACPCAPCSCPEPGCRFRSSPAALPGHLAAGHSWPVAEIAYGKPRKLAVPPPAHVLVGEADRAVFLVSSCAVGAGAAVCVVCVRANGGGDNAAAVARYKCKLWVEVPSNDDNMAMMTSMVRSSDLAGGFPAADKGMLLWVPPEMLHGVPGGEAAILSIRIDRAAAATPKFTTTRARSQKGMH, encoded by the exons ATGACTCAACAGCTCACTTTTGGTGAAATGATCAGTAGTGACCGAAGCCAAAAGCATCTATCTGCGACCCAAGAAAAAGGTGGTCAGCTACCCCGTCCattggagtggagtggagatATGGTGGAGCAGAACAAGAGGGCGAGGGCCAATGGCGAGGTcaagcaggagcagcagcaagaggaagaagaagaggttgAGGAAGGAGAAGTGAGCCAAGAAGAAACCCAAAGGACGGGAGCTTTCCCTCTGGTGACCATGGCCGCCATGGAGCagacggaggaggagacgcAGATCGACGTCAGGATCGCCGTCGCCTTGCTCCACTGCCATGCTTGCCTCCAACCTCTCAAGCCTCCCGTCTTCAAG TGCGATGAGGCGCATATCGTGTGCTCCGGCTGCCGCTGCGGCCACCATGGGCAGCTgtgcggtggcgccgccgtgtACAGCCACTGCGCCGAGCTGGACGCCATCGTCGCCACTGCCAAGGTGCCGTGCGCCCACGCGCCGTACGGCTGCAGCAGCTACGTCGTGTACGCGGGCGTCGCCGACcaccagcgcgcgtgcccgtgCGCGCCATGCTCCTGCCCGGAGCCCGGCTGCCGCTTCCGCAGCTCGCCAGCGGCGCTCCccggccacctcgccgccggccactccTGGCCCGTCGCCgagatcgcctacgggaagccgcgCAAgctcgccgtgccgccgcccgcccacgTCCTCGTCGGGGAGGCCGACCGCGCCGTGTTCCTCGTGTCGTCGTGCGCcgtcggcgcgggcgccgcggTGTGCGTGGTCTGCGTCagggcgaacggcggcggcgacaacgcggcggcggtggcgcggtacAAGTGCAAGTTGTGGGTGGAGGTGCCTAGCAACGACGACAACATGGCCATGATGACGTCGATGGTGAGGAGcagcgacctcgccggcgggtTCCCGGCGGCGGACAAGGGGATGCTGCTGTGGGTGCCGCCGGAGATGCTGCACGGCGtgcccggcggcgaggcggccatCCTCAGCATCCGCATTGATAGAGCTGCTGCTGCCACGCCCAAGTTCACGACTACACGAGCCAGGTCCCAGAAGGGAATGCACTGA